The Musa acuminata AAA Group cultivar baxijiao chromosome BXJ2-2, Cavendish_Baxijiao_AAA, whole genome shotgun sequence genome has a segment encoding these proteins:
- the LOC135605697 gene encoding ACT domain-containing protein ACR8-like codes for MEWPDEYQKLVNTMMNDPRVVIDNVVCATATVVRVNSARKRGMLLEAVQLLTDLDLTIKKGYISSDGRWFMDVFHVADGCGHKLADPALLSRIERSLGGEAASSSPDDNSYDGDVGGLAGLTALELTGTDRPGLLSEVFAVLRDLECNVVEAKVWTHNGRIASLIFVKDHDSGSPIADAHRVHRIEVRLRNVLRGDHDVRGAKTTVVSPSMTHSDRRLHQLMFADRDYERVSSNGASSSSNALVAVQNWTGRGYSVVSVNCRDRPKLLFDVVCTLTDMEYVVFHGTIGTDADRAYQEFYIRHMDGSPISSEAERQRVIQCLQAGIERRASEGLMLELSMPDRRGLLADVTRTFRENSLSVTRAEITTEAGEARNEFRVTGTDGQLPDRRVINAVIERIGKDHLKLKEERAPPSHQKATAPREEAAEHGGGAVVGLLGLGNLVMRNLYYLGLVRSCS; via the exons ATGGAATGGCCTGACGAGTACCAGAAGCTCGTCAACACAATGATGAACGATCCCAG GGTGGTGATCGACAATGTGGTGTGCGCGACGGCGACGGTGGTGCGGGTGAACAGCGCCCGCAAGCGCGGCATGCTGCTGGAGGCCGTGCAGTTGCTCACTGACCTCGACCTCACCATCAAGAAGGGCTACATCTCCTCCGACGGCCGCTGGTTCATGGACGTGTTCCACGTCGCCGATGGATGCGGCCACAAGCTCGCCGACCCCGCCCTCCTCTCCCGCATCGAGCGCTCCCTGGGCGGCGAAGCCGCCTCCTCATCACCCGATGACAATAGCTACGATGGTGATGTTGGTGGCTTGGCTGGCCTCACGGCTCTGGAGCTCACGGGCACCGACCGCCCTGGACTCCTCTCCGAGGTCTTCGCCGTGCTCCGCGACCTGGAGTGCAACGTGGTGGAGGCCAAGGTATGGACCCACAACGGCCGCATCGCTTCCCTCATCTTCGTCAAGGACCACGACTCGGGCTCCCCCATCGCCGACGCCCACCGTGTCCACCGCATCGAGGTCCGCCTCCGCAACGTCCTCCGCGGCGACCACGATGTCCGCGGTGCCAAGACCACCGTGGTCTCCCCCAGCATGACCCATTCCGACCGCCGCCTCCACCAGCTCATGTTCGCGGACCGCGACTACGAGCGCGTCTCCTCCAACGGGGCATCGTCGTCATCAAACGCATTGGTCGCGGTTCAGAACTGGACTGGGCGCGGTTACTCCGTCGTTAGCGTGAACTGCCGCGACCGCCCGAAGCTTCTGTTCGACGTCGTGTGCACGCTCACTGACATGGAGTACGTCGTCTTCCATGGCACCATAGGCACCGACGCCGATCGAGCCTATCAG GAGTTCTACATAAGGCATATGGATGGAAGTCCGATCAGCTCCGAAGCCGAGCGGCAGCGAGTGATCCAGTGCTTGCAAGCGGGTATCGAGCGCAGAGCATCTGAG GGGCTGATGCTGGAGCTGAGCATGCCGGACCGGAGGGGCCTGCTGGCGGACGTGACGCGTACGTTCCGTGAGAACAGCCTCTCAGTGACGAGGGCGGAGATCACGACCGAGGCCGGGGAGGCCAGGAACGAGTTCCGCGTCACCGGCACCGACGGCCAGCTGCCCGACCGCCGGGTGATCAATGCCGTCATCGAGAGGATCGGCAAAGACCACCTGAAACTTAAAGAGGAGCGGGCGCCGCCATCTCACCAGAAGGCAACAGCTCCGCGGGAAGAGGCAGCGGAACACGGCGGCGGTGCGGTGGTGGGGCTGCTCGGCCTCGGTAACCTGGTGATGAGGAATCTCTACTACCTGGGCCTCGTCAGGTCCTGTTCTTAG